Proteins encoded within one genomic window of Acidimicrobiales bacterium:
- a CDS encoding DMT family transporter, producing the protein MTPAPAASPVGGGVLGAHAAVLAAALLFGTTFVVVRDAVAEVAVVPFLAVRFLVGAAVLAPFALAPGRDRDAARAGAVGARSGVVGAGVVCGLVLLAGYLFQTAGLQYTTAPVSAFVTYLLVVIVPVISSLVLRRRPGGATSAGVVVAAAGLVLLTGEGAGVGRGELLTLGCAVAFAVHIVLLAELAPRHDTVRLTAVQLLVVGALCAVPGLFLGGYAFPAEAWLAAAFTGAAVSALAFSLQVWGQRRVGPTRTSLLLMLEPVAAAALGHVTGERLGARGVAAATGSSMS; encoded by the coding sequence TTGACGCCGGCGCCGGCGGCATCGCCGGTGGGCGGCGGCGTGCTGGGGGCCCACGCCGCCGTGCTCGCCGCCGCCCTGTTGTTCGGCACGACGTTCGTGGTCGTGCGCGACGCGGTGGCCGAGGTGGCCGTCGTCCCCTTCCTGGCCGTTCGCTTCCTCGTCGGCGCGGCCGTCCTGGCGCCGTTCGCCCTGGCGCCCGGCCGCGACCGCGATGCCGCCAGGGCAGGGGCGGTGGGGGCGCGCTCCGGTGTGGTCGGGGCGGGCGTGGTGTGCGGCCTCGTCCTTCTCGCCGGCTACCTGTTCCAGACGGCGGGCCTCCAGTACACGACGGCGCCCGTGTCGGCCTTCGTCACCTACCTCCTGGTGGTGATCGTCCCCGTGATCTCGTCGCTCGTGCTGCGCCGGCGCCCGGGTGGGGCGACGTCGGCAGGTGTCGTGGTCGCCGCCGCCGGGCTGGTGCTGCTCACCGGTGAGGGCGCCGGCGTCGGGCGGGGTGAGCTGCTCACCCTCGGGTGCGCCGTCGCCTTCGCCGTCCACATCGTGCTGCTGGCCGAGCTGGCGCCTCGCCACGACACCGTCCGCCTCACCGCCGTGCAACTGCTCGTCGTCGGCGCGCTGTGCGCGGTGCCCGGGCTGTTCCTCGGCGGCTACGCCTTCCCGGCCGAGGCGTGGCTGGCCGCCGCCTTCACCGGGGCGGCGGTGTCGGCCCTCGCCTTCTCGCTGCAGGTGTGGGGCCAGCGCCGCGTCGGGCCCACCCGGACCTCGCTGCTGCTCATGCTGGAGCCGGTGGCCGCCGCCGCCCTGGGGCACGTGACCGGCGAGCGGCTGGGCGCCCGGGGGGTGGCGGCGGCCACCGGCTCCAGCATGAGC